A single region of the Flavobacteriales bacterium genome encodes:
- the xerD gene encoding site-specific tyrosine recombinase XerD, which translates to MSTNPHIGGFRTYLKSELALSNNTVEAYIRDVEKLNSFSEQIDKAIHSMNHQHISQFLKQLHEVGLSERSLSRILSGIKSFYSYLKLQQIIVSNPTDYIDSPKLSKKLPEYLEINEIDTLISSIDYSKFYAERDRAIIEVLFSTGVRVSELLNLRLDDVYKEEGLILVTGKGDKQRIVPIGKTALNQIERYILYYRNRLTRIKRGNEKYLFLNTQGGQLSRISVFSMIKNLSKKAGIQKNIGPHTLRHSFATSLIDAGADLRAVQLMLGHVSITTTEIYTHLDRTYLKDTIKQFHPRS; encoded by the coding sequence ATGTCAACTAATCCACACATTGGTGGTTTTCGAACATATTTGAAATCAGAACTTGCCTTATCCAACAATACGGTGGAGGCATATATCCGTGATGTAGAAAAATTAAACTCATTTTCTGAACAAATTGACAAGGCGATTCATTCAATGAATCATCAACACATTTCTCAATTTTTAAAACAACTTCACGAGGTCGGGCTTTCAGAAAGAAGCCTATCTCGTATTTTGTCAGGAATAAAATCATTCTACTCATATCTAAAATTACAACAAATAATCGTTTCAAATCCTACGGATTATATCGACTCACCTAAACTATCAAAAAAACTTCCTGAGTATTTAGAAATCAATGAAATAGATACATTAATTTCAAGTATAGATTATAGTAAATTTTACGCAGAAAGGGATCGAGCGATTATTGAAGTTTTGTTTAGTACAGGTGTACGTGTCTCGGAACTTTTGAACCTTAGGTTGGATGATGTTTACAAAGAAGAAGGACTTATTTTGGTAACGGGAAAAGGGGATAAACAGCGAATTGTTCCAATTGGGAAAACAGCGTTAAATCAAATAGAAAGATATATTTTGTATTATAGAAACAGATTGACTCGAATAAAAAGGGGAAATGAAAAATATCTATTCTTGAATACTCAAGGTGGACAACTTTCTAGAATTTCGGTTTTTTCCATGATTAAAAACTTATCAAAGAAGGCTGGAATTCAAAAGAATATTGGCCCACATACTTTAAGGCACTCTTTTGCAACAAGTTTAATTGATGCAGGAGCTGATTTGAGAGCAGTTCAATTAATGTTAGGTCACGTTTCGATAACCACTACAGAGATTTATACTCATTTGGACAGAACATATTTAAAGGACACGATAAAACAATTTCACCCAAGATCATGA
- a CDS encoding T9SS type A sorting domain-containing protein, which translates to MKRLYNYLVATALLVSSFNVFAQRRYINEVFTDAEIEVTSEVTYATNIDFLHSTRLSSSSSTRIGTELTVIKTALGMGQNVPGPYFDLSDTSTVIKLQNIKMDVYAPTSSADTVQNRPVIIFLHTGNFLPAPINGSPLGTKTDSSAIVLCQGWAKRGYVAISADYRLGWNPLALTEIERRASLLNAVYRSIQDLKQCVSNLRVDASGANTYRIDPAKIVIYGEGTGAYIANAYSTLDKYPEMALEKFTIPGLGVSMVDTAKFGRLDGSGIPQSLTIYPPAKASTIIQATVAAGGALADTSWLEAGDAPMIALQCIRDPFAPFHEGTVVVPTDKSTVVEVQGANLYIQRAVELGNNDAIKSMPNDIYTIAAREKYGKTFDYIYPNQTTLTVNTGLEGLFAVDLPKASGTSVFENQAAPWQWWDPNSPLAKYEVATGLTAHMASLQSNPDMSPAKGRAYVDTIHGYVNPRLSVILGFYTTTQLGVAPNSIIRSAIYPNPSNGTLYIDSEKELIRSVHVFDMNGSIVSEVNNVNSISTTLNLSSVENGCYFIQLNTDQGTAMHKMALTK; encoded by the coding sequence ATGAAAAGATTGTACAATTATTTGGTAGCGACCGCCCTGTTGGTCAGCAGCTTCAATGTGTTTGCCCAACGCAGATACATAAATGAAGTATTCACAGATGCAGAAATTGAAGTTACAAGCGAGGTAACATACGCGACAAACATCGATTTTTTGCATTCTACAAGACTATCATCATCATCATCAACCAGAATCGGAACAGAACTGACGGTTATTAAAACAGCGTTGGGTATGGGACAAAACGTACCCGGACCTTATTTTGATTTGAGCGATACATCGACTGTTATTAAGCTTCAAAACATTAAGATGGATGTTTATGCTCCCACATCTTCGGCTGACACTGTTCAAAACCGTCCGGTTATTATTTTTCTTCACACTGGTAACTTTTTGCCAGCACCAATTAATGGAAGCCCTCTTGGAACCAAAACCGATAGTTCGGCCATTGTTTTGTGCCAAGGATGGGCAAAAAGGGGATACGTAGCTATTTCTGCCGATTATCGTTTGGGATGGAATCCGTTGGCCTTAACAGAAATTGAAAGAAGAGCTTCATTGCTAAACGCCGTTTATAGATCCATTCAAGACTTAAAACAATGTGTTTCTAACCTTAGAGTTGATGCCTCTGGTGCCAATACTTATAGAATTGATCCTGCTAAAATTGTTATTTACGGCGAAGGAACAGGAGCGTATATTGCCAATGCATACTCCACCCTAGACAAATATCCTGAAATGGCTTTGGAAAAATTCACGATACCTGGGCTCGGAGTATCCATGGTTGATACCGCTAAGTTTGGCCGTTTGGACGGAAGTGGAATTCCTCAATCCTTGACAATTTACCCACCAGCAAAGGCTAGTACAATAATTCAAGCCACAGTAGCTGCCGGTGGAGCTCTGGCTGATACCTCTTGGCTCGAAGCTGGAGACGCACCAATGATTGCTTTGCAGTGTATAAGAGACCCTTTTGCCCCATTTCACGAAGGAACAGTGGTTGTTCCTACAGATAAAAGTACGGTAGTGGAAGTTCAAGGAGCCAACTTGTATATTCAAAGAGCCGTTGAATTAGGAAATAATGATGCCATTAAATCCATGCCTAATGACATTTATACCATCGCCGCAAGAGAAAAATATGGAAAAACATTTGATTACATATATCCTAATCAAACCACATTGACGGTTAATACCGGCTTAGAAGGTTTGTTTGCGGTTGATTTGCCAAAGGCCTCCGGAACCAGCGTTTTTGAAAATCAGGCGGCCCCCTGGCAATGGTGGGATCCAAACTCACCGCTTGCAAAATATGAGGTTGCTACTGGTCTAACTGCCCACATGGCATCATTACAATCAAACCCCGACATGTCTCCAGCAAAAGGAAGAGCTTATGTTGACACGATTCATGGCTATGTTAATCCAAGATTATCTGTAATTCTTGGCTTCTATACAACTACCCAATTGGGCGTTGCCCCAAACAGCATTATTCGTTCCGCTATTTACCCAAATCCAAGCAATGGAACACTGTATATTGATTCTGAAAAAGAGTTGATTCGAAGCGTTCATGTTTTTGATATGAACGGTTCAATAGTGTCTGAGGTTAATAATGTTAACTCCATCTCCACAACGTTGAATTTGTCATCGGTTGAAAATGGTTGCTATTTTATCCAATTAAATACCGACCAAGGAACAGCAATGCACAAAATGGCATTGACAAAATAA
- a CDS encoding Omp28-related outer membrane protein, with protein MKNVKKISVWLVFASLWLGCKEALPPIDFTEPIKLLRDTTYIADNLPVGVQKNVLLEDISGVRCTNCPKAAVIAHELKDSFPDRVVVMTLHTWELSTLTAPYVDSKDTLNTEVATEIVSNLIGKPNGLPAGAIDRRIFSGSSVRYINNYNSWRTLVHDILKEEPVADINLSLVRTGDNTVNANIKTTFLKGQSEAVFLSVFLIESGIVSNQEMPDVTINNDYVHNDILRMGITPYAGIKLADNVEVGRVFEKGIPIEIPKKYNQDNCSIVVLVNFAGSNSDVLQCVEAHVN; from the coding sequence ATGAAAAATGTTAAAAAAATATCAGTTTGGTTGGTCTTTGCTTCACTCTGGCTTGGATGCAAAGAGGCTTTGCCGCCAATAGATTTTACAGAACCGATTAAGTTGTTGAGAGATACAACTTATATCGCTGATAATCTTCCTGTTGGTGTTCAGAAAAATGTACTTCTTGAAGATATTTCTGGAGTAAGATGTACCAACTGTCCTAAGGCCGCGGTAATTGCCCATGAGCTAAAGGACTCATTTCCGGATAGAGTTGTGGTGATGACACTTCACACATGGGAACTTAGTACTCTTACAGCACCCTATGTCGATTCAAAGGATACGCTTAATACGGAAGTGGCAACAGAAATTGTCAGCAATCTGATAGGCAAACCGAACGGATTGCCTGCAGGAGCGATTGATAGAAGAATTTTCAGCGGATCTTCGGTTCGGTATATTAATAATTATAACAGTTGGAGAACACTAGTGCACGACATTTTAAAAGAGGAGCCTGTTGCTGATATAAATTTAAGTTTGGTTCGAACGGGCGACAATACTGTTAACGCCAATATAAAAACGACATTTTTGAAAGGACAAAGTGAGGCAGTGTTTTTGTCGGTTTTTTTAATCGAGAGTGGAATTGTTTCAAATCAGGAAATGCCGGATGTTACAATAAACAATGACTATGTACACAACGACATACTACGAATGGGTATAACCCCTTATGCTGGGATTAAATTGGCTGACAATGTGGAAGTTGGAAGAGTTTTTGAAAAAGGAATTCCAATTGAAATCCCGAAAAAATATAATCAAGACAATTGCTCAATTGTTGTTTTAGTAAACTTTGCCGGAAGCAACAGTGATGTTCTTCAATGTGTTGAGGCACATGTCAACTAA
- a CDS encoding LD-carboxypeptidase: protein MILPPFLKLGSKVRIVSTARKIEPEKINPSVSLLSSWGFEVSLGSNIFAEKNQFAGSDDLRINDLQTALDDPDINMIWCSRGGYGTVKLIDRLNFDAFLRHPKWIVGYSDITGLLTHITENFGVATIHGTMPINISDYPTPEQNESIQSLKNLLFGQTFCYKLPQHPLSRCGNAEGSLIGGNLSILYSILGSSSSPDTEDKILFIEDLDEYLYHIDRIMVNMKRNGKLSNLRALIVGGMSDMNDNAIPYGMSAEEIIYEHIKDFEYPVYFNFSAGHISPNLALPFGVCVKINENQLMSNHIGQNS, encoded by the coding sequence ATGATTTTACCCCCATTTTTAAAACTTGGTTCAAAAGTTAGGATTGTTTCTACAGCCAGAAAAATAGAACCCGAAAAAATAAACCCCTCTGTATCACTGCTATCATCTTGGGGTTTCGAGGTCAGTCTCGGTTCAAATATTTTTGCCGAAAAAAATCAATTTGCAGGCTCTGATGATTTAAGAATCAACGACTTACAAACCGCTTTGGACGACCCAGACATAAACATGATTTGGTGTTCGAGGGGTGGATACGGCACGGTTAAGCTAATCGACCGACTCAACTTTGATGCATTTCTCCGACACCCAAAATGGATTGTGGGGTATAGTGATATAACTGGTTTGTTGACACATATAACTGAAAATTTTGGTGTTGCTACCATTCATGGCACCATGCCCATAAATATTTCTGATTATCCTACTCCAGAGCAAAATGAATCCATTCAATCTCTAAAGAACCTACTTTTTGGTCAGACTTTTTGCTACAAACTTCCTCAACATCCTTTGAGTCGATGTGGCAATGCAGAAGGTTCATTAATTGGAGGCAACCTATCAATCCTATATAGCATTTTAGGTTCTTCGTCATCACCCGACACAGAAGACAAAATTCTTTTTATCGAAGATTTAGATGAATACCTCTACCATATTGACAGAATTATGGTAAACATGAAAAGAAACGGAAAACTGAGCAATTTAAGAGCCTTAATTGTAGGCGGAATGTCTGATATGAATGACAATGCAATTCCCTACGGAATGAGTGCAGAAGAGATTATTTATGAGCACATTAAGGACTTTGAATACCCAGTTTACTTTAACTTTTCTGCTGGTCATATTTCGCCAAATCTTGCACTGCCCTTTGGTGTTTGTGTTAAGATAAATGAAAACCAATTAATGTCTAATCACATTGGCCAAAATTCATGA
- a CDS encoding TlpA family protein disulfide reductase produces the protein MKYSILYLIIVSWFFSCNKNETPVQISGVWLVKLHIDEQKELPFFLEIVATDSGYLSAIWNGNEKLVQPVEKLGSDSILIKSAYFNSELRLHISKDMMNGVWQDFSRDNYTIWATAKKSEGKRFIFENEQNNQIDGKWEVWFGADTAEKYKAVGLFATDEQSTKGTFITESGDYRFLEGGFDGKEFKVSAFDGSHAFLFEASMINDTLKGWFYSGKHWKEPFVAWKNTKVELKNPYTLSELSNPDKPVDFQFIDLNGSMISLSDEQFRNKPVLVQIMGSWCPNCLDESVYLRHISGFLDSMGVKIVALTFERKSYEESLPTLKKLVKNIGINYPVLYAGLAKKEEVSKSVPWLKEINSYPTLLYLTADKKVFRIHTGFYGPGTGKYFEQQSIEMINDIQNLVTLSKNTTE, from the coding sequence ATGAAATACTCAATTCTTTACTTAATAATTGTTAGCTGGTTTTTTTCTTGCAACAAAAATGAAACACCAGTTCAAATTTCAGGAGTTTGGCTCGTTAAGTTGCACATTGATGAGCAAAAGGAGTTGCCTTTTTTCCTAGAAATTGTGGCCACAGATAGTGGCTATTTGTCGGCTATTTGGAATGGAAATGAAAAGCTGGTGCAACCAGTAGAGAAGTTGGGAAGTGATAGCATTTTAATTAAAAGTGCCTATTTCAACTCCGAATTAAGGCTGCACATTTCGAAGGATATGATGAACGGAGTTTGGCAGGATTTTTCACGAGATAATTATACTATTTGGGCTACAGCCAAGAAATCTGAAGGGAAGAGGTTTATATTTGAAAATGAACAAAACAATCAAATAGATGGCAAATGGGAAGTTTGGTTTGGTGCCGATACCGCTGAGAAATACAAGGCAGTGGGACTTTTTGCAACGGACGAGCAAAGTACAAAAGGAACTTTTATCACAGAATCGGGAGATTATAGGTTTTTGGAAGGCGGTTTTGATGGGAAAGAATTTAAAGTTTCTGCTTTCGATGGATCGCACGCTTTTTTGTTTGAAGCATCAATGATAAATGACACCCTAAAGGGATGGTTTTATAGCGGTAAACATTGGAAAGAACCATTTGTGGCTTGGAAAAACACAAAAGTGGAGTTGAAAAACCCTTACACACTTTCCGAGTTGTCTAATCCAGATAAACCTGTTGATTTTCAATTTATTGATCTAAATGGAAGCATGATTTCTCTGTCCGATGAGCAGTTTCGCAACAAACCTGTTTTGGTGCAAATAATGGGAAGTTGGTGTCCGAATTGTCTCGATGAATCCGTTTATTTAAGACATATATCCGGTTTTTTGGATTCAATGGGGGTTAAAATTGTGGCACTTACGTTTGAGCGAAAATCATACGAAGAATCTTTACCAACGTTGAAAAAACTGGTAAAGAATATAGGAATAAACTATCCGGTGCTGTATGCCGGATTGGCAAAAAAGGAAGAAGTTTCAAAGTCTGTTCCGTGGTTGAAAGAAATAAACTCCTATCCCACACTTTTGTATTTAACGGCTGACAAAAAAGTGTTTAGAATTCATACCGGATTTTATGGACCCGGAACGGGAAAATACTTTGAACAACAGTCTATAGAAATGATAAATGATATCCAAAACTTGGTTACGCTATCAAAAAACACTACTGAATAA
- a CDS encoding rRNA pseudouridine synthase, with protein sequence MVENNNRNETRHGNAGFNRNDDSSNRDLRPRRKRIRKPSEEDNPLKITQERPLRDKNDDLRLNKYISRGGVCSRREADEMIAGGKVEVNGEVITTLGHRVKISDEVKVNGKIISPNSKVYILLNKPKDYITTTHDPSGRKTVMDLIGDVDAERVFPVGRLDRNTTGILIFTNDGDLAQALMHPKGNVNKIYSVQLDKPIEKGHFLKLQNGIKLFDGFMKPDKIALVNSEDKTKLGVQIHSGRNRVVRRMFEALGYEVVKLDRVIYAGIDKKGLERGKWRELTENEILQLKRITKVW encoded by the coding sequence ATGGTTGAAAATAACAATAGAAATGAAACAAGACATGGGAATGCCGGTTTCAATAGGAATGATGATTCGAGTAATCGAGATTTAAGACCTCGAAGAAAGCGTATCCGAAAGCCGTCTGAAGAAGATAACCCATTGAAAATAACGCAGGAGCGACCTCTTCGGGATAAAAATGATGATCTTAGATTAAATAAATACATAAGTAGAGGGGGTGTTTGTAGTAGAAGAGAAGCAGACGAGATGATTGCAGGAGGAAAGGTGGAGGTAAATGGGGAAGTGATAACCACTTTGGGTCATCGGGTGAAAATAAGTGATGAGGTCAAGGTTAACGGAAAGATAATTTCACCAAACAGTAAAGTGTATATTTTGCTCAACAAACCCAAAGACTACATAACCACTACACACGACCCATCTGGCCGAAAAACGGTTATGGATTTAATTGGAGATGTGGATGCAGAACGTGTTTTTCCTGTAGGCCGGCTTGATAGAAACACAACAGGTATTTTGATATTTACAAACGATGGAGATTTGGCTCAAGCCTTGATGCACCCCAAAGGAAATGTAAACAAAATATACTCGGTGCAGTTGGATAAGCCCATTGAAAAGGGACATTTTCTTAAACTGCAAAACGGGATTAAGCTTTTTGATGGTTTTATGAAACCAGATAAAATTGCCTTGGTCAATTCTGAAGACAAAACGAAATTGGGGGTTCAGATACACAGTGGCAGAAATAGAGTGGTTCGAAGAATGTTTGAAGCACTTGGCTATGAGGTCGTTAAGCTCGATAGAGTAATTTATGCGGGAATAGATAAAAAAGGATTGGAGAGAGGAAAATGGAGGGAGTTAACAGAAAACGAAATTCTACAATTAAAAAGAATAACTAAAGTTTGGTAA
- a CDS encoding acyl-CoA dehydrogenase, whose amino-acid sequence MNFELSEEHLMIKQAAKDFAETELLPGVIERDDKQIFPLEQVRKMGELGFMGLMVDPKYGGAGMDAISYVLAMEEISKIDASASVVMSVNNSLVCWGLEEYGTEEQKQKYLVPLAQGKIHGGFCLSEPEAGSDATSQKTTAIDKGDYYLLNGTKNWITNGGTADTFLVIAQTDVDKGHRGINALIVTKDMPGFTVGKKEEKLGIRGSDTHSLMFQDVKVPKENRLGEDGFGFKFAMKVLAGGRIGIASQALGIASGAYERALAYSKERKAFGTEIMNHQAIAFKLADMATEIEMARLLCLKAAWLKDNHMDYARASSMAKLVASETAMKTTIEAVQIHGGYGYVKEYHVERLMRDAKITQIYEGTSEIQRVVISRDILK is encoded by the coding sequence ATGAATTTTGAATTATCGGAAGAACATCTAATGATTAAGCAGGCCGCAAAAGATTTTGCCGAAACAGAGCTTTTGCCGGGTGTAATTGAACGAGATGACAAACAGATTTTTCCATTAGAACAGGTTCGCAAAATGGGAGAACTTGGTTTTATGGGACTCATGGTTGATCCGAAATATGGCGGAGCCGGAATGGATGCCATTTCTTATGTTTTGGCTATGGAAGAAATCTCAAAAATAGATGCCTCTGCCTCTGTTGTGATGTCCGTAAATAATAGTTTGGTTTGTTGGGGTTTGGAAGAATATGGCACCGAAGAGCAAAAGCAAAAATATTTAGTGCCATTGGCACAAGGAAAAATTCATGGTGGTTTTTGTTTGTCTGAACCAGAAGCAGGAAGTGATGCCACTTCCCAAAAAACTACGGCTATTGACAAAGGGGATTATTATTTGTTGAACGGTACTAAAAACTGGATTACCAATGGAGGAACCGCTGATACTTTTTTGGTAATTGCCCAAACCGATGTGGACAAGGGACACAGAGGTATCAATGCCTTGATTGTAACCAAAGATATGCCGGGTTTTACCGTTGGTAAAAAGGAGGAAAAACTTGGAATTAGAGGTAGCGATACACACTCGCTAATGTTTCAAGATGTCAAGGTTCCAAAAGAAAATAGGTTAGGAGAGGATGGTTTTGGTTTCAAATTTGCAATGAAAGTTTTGGCTGGAGGAAGAATTGGAATTGCCTCCCAAGCTCTTGGAATAGCCTCTGGAGCATACGAAAGAGCCTTGGCCTATTCAAAAGAAAGAAAAGCTTTTGGCACAGAAATTATGAACCATCAGGCCATAGCCTTTAAGCTGGCAGATATGGCCACAGAGATAGAAATGGCTCGATTGTTATGCCTCAAAGCTGCATGGCTTAAGGATAATCACATGGATTACGCCAGAGCCAGCAGCATGGCAAAATTAGTTGCCTCAGAAACGGCTATGAAGACAACCATTGAAGCAGTTCAAATACATGGTGGATATGGTTATGTAAAAGAATATCATGTTGAACGTTTGATGCGTGATGCAAAGATTACCCAAATTTATGAAGGAACCTCTGAAATTCAACGAGTTGTAATTTCAAGAGACATTTTGAAATAA
- a CDS encoding carboxypeptidase-like regulatory domain-containing protein, protein MKAALRIIICLIFGSILMSQTTFGITLSGLVVDKDGYPLASTSVKIKNSTTGTGTNQDGKFSLEVSKLPVTLVFEFLGFETQELIISKVEEASNIKVVLLESSAILGTTVVKVDRISEKQKEEPLTVESMGIKSIKEAPAASFYESLGNLKGVDITAASLGFRVVNTRGFNSTSPVRSLQLIDGVDNQSPGLNFALGNFLGANDLDIRNVEIIAGASGAFYGPNAFNGVINMETKNPFDYPGISVETKLGERSLGQLALRWADVVKGKDSAAQFAYKVGFLLMSAQDWQADNYNPTIDSKYGINNPGGYDAVNIYGDESFATNNDYTSSFSKYDNPGLGYFYRTGYKEVDLVDYKTENLKFNSSLHYKLKDTSHISYAFNFGGGSTVYQGDNRYRLRDIKFWQHRLEWKKENDIFIRLYSTQEDAGNTYDIVSTAFRLNEMSKANDTWNAVYSSNWKLYGYKKQVERLPDYPKYVASVHGTLENWANNYLDPFLAQYQDSLIKWHAQNRIFVDLADGAGATSRFIEGTPAFDSAFNVVTTSLFTQNGTRFFDKSALYHTQIEKKLKLKDFDGVTIGFSGRLYRPNSQGTILNDTGDVVITNHELGLYGGVSKKYYQNKVKVNLTARIDKNQNFNFLASPAASVIYLPNKKNTYRVSFSSAIRNPTLADQYLYYDVGRAKLIGNLSGYDSLITISSFINYRNTLNLEEIVYYEVSPIRPEKAKTVEFGYKGSLLKNSVFVDFGYYFSLYTDFIGYNIGLDARFDKSTGFPMGGIEVYRVAANATSLVTTQGASFGINYYFKNYALSGNYSWNVLNKKGTDDPIIPAFNTPKNKFNLSFSGRNLKLTNSLKPKFGFAINYKWIQGYVFEGSPQFTGSVPTYDMVDAQMNYLIEKSHLTIKLGASNVLGIVPLFDSRSDSKRRTVFNNLNYQVYGGPYVGRLAYISLLFDIDHRHK, encoded by the coding sequence ATGAAAGCAGCTTTACGAATTATTATCTGTTTGATATTTGGTTCAATACTAATGTCACAAACCACTTTCGGGATAACCTTATCCGGTTTGGTTGTTGATAAAGATGGTTACCCATTGGCATCCACAAGTGTAAAAATTAAAAACTCAACCACAGGAACTGGTACAAACCAAGATGGAAAATTTTCTTTAGAAGTCTCCAAATTGCCTGTTACTCTAGTTTTTGAGTTCTTAGGTTTTGAAACACAAGAATTAATTATATCAAAAGTAGAGGAGGCCTCAAATATAAAAGTTGTTCTGCTTGAATCTTCCGCCATTCTTGGCACGACGGTGGTAAAAGTTGACCGAATATCAGAAAAACAAAAAGAAGAGCCTCTAACCGTGGAATCTATGGGTATAAAGTCTATTAAAGAAGCTCCTGCGGCGTCATTTTATGAAAGTTTGGGAAATCTAAAAGGAGTTGACATTACTGCCGCAAGTCTGGGTTTTAGGGTAGTTAACACTCGTGGATTTAATAGCACCAGCCCTGTAAGAAGTTTGCAACTCATTGATGGTGTGGACAATCAATCGCCAGGGTTAAATTTTGCTTTAGGTAATTTTTTGGGAGCCAATGACTTGGATATCCGCAATGTAGAAATAATAGCTGGTGCAAGCGGAGCATTTTATGGGCCAAATGCTTTTAATGGAGTAATAAATATGGAAACCAAAAACCCATTTGATTATCCAGGGATTTCGGTAGAGACAAAACTGGGTGAAAGAAGTTTGGGTCAACTTGCCCTTCGTTGGGCCGACGTAGTAAAAGGAAAAGATAGTGCAGCTCAGTTTGCGTATAAGGTTGGGTTTTTGCTTATGTCTGCCCAAGACTGGCAGGCAGATAACTACAACCCTACAATTGATAGTAAATATGGAATAAATAATCCCGGGGGATATGATGCCGTAAACATCTATGGAGATGAAAGTTTTGCAACCAACAACGATTATACATCCTCATTTTCAAAGTATGACAATCCGGGTTTAGGTTACTTTTATAGAACTGGATACAAAGAGGTTGATTTAGTGGATTATAAAACAGAAAATTTAAAATTTAACTCTTCCCTGCATTACAAACTGAAAGACACTTCACACATTAGTTATGCGTTCAATTTTGGTGGTGGCTCAACCGTATATCAAGGGGATAACCGATATCGACTTCGGGATATAAAATTTTGGCAACACCGCTTGGAATGGAAAAAAGAGAATGACATTTTTATTCGGTTATATAGTACTCAGGAAGATGCAGGTAACACCTATGACATAGTTTCTACTGCCTTTAGATTAAACGAAATGAGTAAAGCTAATGATACATGGAATGCCGTTTACTCATCAAACTGGAAACTGTACGGATATAAAAAACAAGTTGAAAGGCTTCCCGATTATCCTAAATATGTAGCTTCCGTACATGGAACTTTAGAAAACTGGGCCAACAATTATTTAGACCCTTTCCTTGCCCAATATCAGGATTCATTAATAAAATGGCATGCACAAAATAGAATCTTTGTGGATTTGGCTGATGGTGCGGGAGCAACCTCAAGATTTATTGAAGGAACACCTGCATTCGATTCAGCATTTAATGTTGTTACAACTTCCTTATTTACCCAAAACGGAACACGCTTTTTTGATAAGTCCGCACTTTACCACACTCAAATAGAAAAAAAATTAAAATTGAAAGACTTTGATGGTGTAACTATTGGTTTCAGCGGTCGGTTATATCGACCAAACTCACAAGGCACCATTTTAAACGATACTGGTGATGTTGTCATTACCAATCACGAATTGGGTCTTTATGGTGGTGTTAGCAAAAAATATTATCAAAATAAGGTTAAAGTAAACCTTACCGCTCGAATAGACAAAAACCAAAATTTCAATTTCTTAGCTTCCCCAGCTGCTTCCGTTATTTATCTTCCCAATAAAAAGAACACCTATCGGGTTTCCTTTTCGTCGGCTATAAGAAACCCGACTTTGGCTGATCAATACTTATACTATGATGTTGGACGAGCCAAACTAATTGGCAATCTAAGTGGGTATGATTCTCTCATAACCATTTCATCTTTTATTAACTATAGAAACACATTGAATCTTGAAGAAATAGTTTATTACGAAGTAAGTCCTATTCGGCCAGAAAAGGCGAAAACCGTTGAGTTCGGATATAAGGGTTCTTTATTAAAAAATTCTGTTTTTGTTGATTTTGGTTATTATTTCTCACTTTATACTGATTTCATTGGTTATAATATCGGTCTTGATGCAAGATTTGATAAATCCACAGGCTTTCCTATGGGTGGTATTGAAGTTTACCGTGTAGCTGCCAATGCAACCTCCTTGGTTACCACTCAGGGTGCCAGCTTTGGCATTAATTATTACTTTAAAAATTATGCTCTTTCTGGGAATTATTCGTGGAACGTTTTAAACAAAAAAGGAACTGACGATCCAATAATTCCGGCTTTTAATACACCAAAAAACAAATTTAATCTGAGTTTCTCTGGCAGAAACCTAAAGCTTACGAATAGCTTAAAGCCAAAATTTGGTTTTGCGATAAACTATAAATGGATTCAAGGATATGTTTTTGAAGGTTCACCACAGTTTACAGGAAGCGTTCCAACGTATGATATGGTTGATGCACAAATGAATTATTTAATTGAAAAATCCCACCTGACCATCAAGTTAGGTGCTTCTAATGTTCTGGGAATAGTGCCCTTATTCGACAGTCGTTCTGATTCAAAACGAAGAACGGTATTCAACAATTTGAACTATCAGGTTTATGGCGGCCCTTACGTTGGTCGATTAGCCTATATATCATTATTGTTTGACATAGATCACAGACACAAATAA